A genome region from Nicotiana tabacum cultivar K326 chromosome 13, ASM71507v2, whole genome shotgun sequence includes the following:
- the LOC107781710 gene encoding SKP1-like protein 12: protein MAASSSSSSATSEQKKMLILKSSDGDEFQLEENAAVQSITIKNMVEDDYTVIPLPNVDTKTLIKITEYLNTHADEKMKSNEEEIKKFDKDFVNGKSYNDLFELVLAANYLDIKGLMDLLCQSIADRIKDKSYMAVRKIFNITTDYTEAELEEVKKEHPWAHEGVEIDDSTN, encoded by the coding sequence ATGGCCgcctcctcctcttcctcctcagCAACATCTGAGCAGAAGAAGATGTTGATCTTAAAATCCTCCGACGGCGACGAATTTCAGTTAGAAGAAAACGCCGCCGTTCAATCCATAACCATTAAAAACATGGTGGAAGACGATTACACCGTCATTCCACTCCCAAACGTCGATACCAAAACCCTAATCAAAATTACTGAGTACCTAAATACGCACGCCGATGAGAAGATGAAGTCCAACGAAGAAGAAATCAAAAAATTCGACAAGGATTTCGTGAACGGGAAGAGTTACAACGATCTGTTTGAACTTGTATTAGCTGCTAATTACCTTGATATTAAGGGTTTAATGGATTTATTGTGTCAGTCAATTGCGGATAGGATTAAGGATAAGTCGTATATGGCTGTTAGGAAGATATTTAATATCACGACTGATTATACTGAAGCGGAATTGGAAGAGGTTAAGAAAGAACATCCTTGGGCACATGAAGGAGTAGAAATTGACGATTCTACTAATTAG
- the LOC107781709 gene encoding SKP1-like protein 11 yields the protein MGFFFLSISPKIIHQSMASTTAQKKMLILKSSNGDEFEIEESIAVQSITIKNMVEDDYTIIPLPNVNTQTLIKITEYMMKHAVEKTDTNEEEIEIFDKEFVNGKSYRVLFELVSAANYLDIKGLLDLLCQSIADRIKNKSANAVRKIFNITSDYSTEEEEEKVRVEDEIDHSTD from the exons ATGG GGTTTTTCTTCCTCTCAATTTCTCCTAAAATCATTCATCAATCAATGGCATCAACAACTGCGCAAAAGAAGATGTTGATCTTAAAATCCTCGAACGGCGACGAATTTGAGATCGAAGAATCTATCGCCGTTCAATCAATAACCATTAAAAACATGGTGGAGGACGATTACACTATAATCCCACTCCCAAACGTCAATACTCAAACCCTAATCAAAATTACTGAATACATGATGAAACACGCCGTTGAGAAGACGGATACGAACGAAGAAGAAATCGAAATTTTCGACAAGGAATTCGTGAACGGGAAGAGTTACAGAGTCCTGTTTGAACTTGTATCGGCTGCTAATTACCTTGACATTAAGGGTTTGCTCGATCTTTTGTGTCAGTCGATAGCTGATAGGATTAAGAACAAGTCGGCGAATGCTGTTAGGAAGATATTTAATATCACGTCCGATTACAGTActgaagaggaagaggaaaagGTTAGAGTTGAAGACGAAATTGATCACTCTACTGATTAG